From Salipiger profundus, a single genomic window includes:
- a CDS encoding class II aldolase/adducin family protein, translating into MPDGATPDTIANLRRDLAAAYRLIALNGMDDSIYTHISARMPDGPGGEKRFLLNPFGLRFDEVTAENLVTVDETGAVVDDPYGAGVNAAGFTIHSAVHMARHDAVCVLHTHTVAGVAVSSIKEGLLPLNQWSAQFHGRIAFHDYEGIALNLEERERIVADLGDKRVMLLRNHGTLLLGRSVAEAVKLALNLERSCKAQVAALGMGLTPVVLSDEVAEHTARQYDKAYDSQEVAGKPDPEWDAFLRRLDVVAPDYRG; encoded by the coding sequence ATGCCCGACGGTGCCACACCCGACACGATCGCCAACCTGCGGCGCGACCTGGCAGCGGCCTACCGGCTGATTGCGCTCAACGGGATGGATGACAGCATCTACACCCACATCTCGGCGCGGATGCCCGACGGGCCCGGCGGCGAGAAGCGTTTCCTGCTGAACCCCTTCGGACTGCGCTTTGACGAGGTGACCGCAGAGAACCTCGTCACGGTCGACGAGACCGGGGCGGTGGTCGACGATCCCTATGGCGCCGGCGTCAACGCGGCGGGCTTCACCATCCATTCGGCCGTGCACATGGCCCGGCACGACGCCGTCTGCGTGCTGCACACGCACACCGTGGCGGGCGTCGCCGTGTCCTCGATCAAGGAGGGGCTGCTGCCGCTCAACCAGTGGTCGGCACAGTTCCACGGCCGCATCGCGTTCCACGACTACGAGGGCATCGCGCTGAACCTCGAGGAGCGCGAGCGCATCGTGGCGGACCTTGGCGACAAGCGTGTCATGCTGCTGCGCAACCACGGCACGCTGCTGCTTGGCCGCTCGGTGGCCGAGGCGGTGAAGCTGGCACTGAACCTCGAGCGCTCCTGCAAGGCGCAGGTCGCCGCGCTGGGCATGGGGCTCACGCCGGTGGTGCTTTCGGACGAGGTCGCCGAACATACCGCGCGGCAGTACGACAAGGCCTACGATTCGCAGGAAGTCGCCGGCAAGCCGGACCCGGAATGGGACGCTTTCCTGCGCCGTCTCGACGTCGTGGCCCCCGACTACAGGGGCTGA
- a CDS encoding ABC transporter substrate-binding protein encodes MKHLKATTFLIAAALAAPLAAQEAGGRLDIVVQPEPPGLMLGMVQNGPTQLVAGDIYEGLLRYNTDLEPMPGLAESWEISDDGLTYTFKLHEGVKWHDGEDFTADDVVFSAGTFLPETHARLRASLAYVESVTALDDLTVEFKLKEPFGPFISVFEAATMPMIPQHIYEGTDYATNEMNATPIGTGPFKFEEWVKGSYIHLVKNEDYYVDGLPYLDEVYYRVIPDAASRAVAFETGEVDVLPGGSVENWDIPRLTEMEGVCSTSEGWEFFAPHAWMWLNNREGPTSDVRFRQAIMYAMDREFMKDVVWNGFGTVATGPVSSKTNFYSDDVTMYDHDPEKAKALLEEMGYDGEPVTILPLPYGETWQRWAEAVRQNLSEVGIEVEIDSADVAGWNEKTSQWDYDIAFTYLYQYGDPALGVSRNYTADRIKKGSPWNNVEGYDNPELDEKWFKAATLVDTDERQALYDEIQKEIVDDVPVAWMLELDFPTIYRCNVHDLVTTGIGVNDGPRNAWIEK; translated from the coding sequence ATGAAACATCTCAAAGCGACCACGTTCCTGATCGCCGCCGCGCTCGCGGCGCCGCTCGCAGCCCAGGAAGCCGGCGGGCGTCTCGACATCGTCGTGCAGCCCGAGCCGCCGGGGCTGATGCTCGGCATGGTGCAGAACGGCCCGACCCAGCTTGTCGCGGGCGACATCTACGAGGGCCTGCTGCGCTACAACACCGACCTCGAGCCGATGCCCGGACTTGCCGAGAGCTGGGAAATCTCGGACGACGGGCTGACCTATACCTTCAAGCTGCACGAGGGCGTGAAATGGCACGACGGCGAGGATTTCACCGCCGATGACGTGGTGTTCTCGGCCGGCACCTTCCTGCCCGAGACCCACGCCCGCCTGCGTGCCTCGCTCGCCTACGTCGAGAGCGTCACCGCGCTCGACGACCTGACCGTCGAGTTCAAGCTCAAGGAACCCTTCGGCCCGTTCATCTCGGTGTTCGAGGCGGCGACCATGCCGATGATCCCGCAGCACATCTACGAGGGCACCGACTACGCCACCAACGAGATGAACGCGACGCCGATCGGCACCGGTCCGTTCAAGTTCGAGGAATGGGTCAAGGGCAGCTACATCCACCTCGTCAAGAACGAGGACTACTACGTCGATGGTCTGCCCTATCTCGACGAGGTCTATTACCGGGTGATTCCGGATGCCGCGTCGCGCGCGGTGGCCTTCGAGACCGGCGAAGTCGACGTGCTGCCCGGCGGCTCGGTCGAGAACTGGGACATCCCGCGCCTGACCGAGATGGAGGGCGTTTGCTCGACCAGCGAGGGCTGGGAATTCTTCGCCCCGCACGCCTGGATGTGGCTGAACAACCGCGAAGGTCCGACCTCTGACGTGCGCTTCCGCCAGGCGATCATGTACGCCATGGACCGCGAGTTCATGAAGGATGTCGTCTGGAACGGCTTCGGCACCGTCGCCACGGGCCCGGTGTCGTCCAAGACCAACTTCTACTCGGACGACGTGACGATGTACGATCACGACCCCGAGAAGGCCAAGGCGCTTCTCGAGGAAATGGGCTATGACGGCGAGCCCGTCACCATCCTGCCGCTGCCCTACGGCGAGACCTGGCAGCGCTGGGCCGAGGCCGTGCGCCAGAACCTCAGCGAGGTCGGCATCGAGGTCGAGATCGACAGCGCCGACGTGGCCGGCTGGAACGAGAAGACGTCGCAGTGGGACTACGACATCGCCTTCACCTACCTCTACCAGTATGGCGACCCGGCGCTGGGCGTGTCGCGGAACTACACCGCCGACCGGATCAAGAAGGGCAGCCCCTGGAACAACGTCGAGGGCTACGACAATCCCGAACTCGACGAGAAGTGGTTCAAGGCGGCGACGCTGGTCGACACCGACGAGCGGCAGGCGCTCTACGACGAGATCCAGAAGGAAATCGTCGACGACGTGCCGGTGGCGTGGATGCTCGAGCTCGACTTCCCGACCATCTACCGCTGCAACGTGCATGACCTCGTGACGACCGGCATCGGCGTCAACGATGGCCCGCGCAACGCCTGGATCGAGAAGTGA